Part of the Flavobacterium okayamense genome, AAAAAAGGCTGTGAATTTTCACAGCCTTTTTTAATTGTATTTATTTATTCTTTCTGTTCTTAATCCAAATCTTTAATAGACTAACCAAGTAAAATAATACGGGTACAACTATTAAAGTAAGGAAGGTTGCAAACGTTAAACCGAATATAACAGTCCATGCTAAAGGTCCCCAGAATATAACGTTATCTCCACCTTGATAATAGTGAGGATTAAATTCTGAGAATAAACCAAAGAAATCGATGTTTAAACCTATAGCTAAAGGTATTAAACCTAAAACAGTTGTAATAGCGGTTAATAGTACTGGTCTTAAACGAGCTTTTCCTCCTTTAACAATTGCATTAAACACTTCTTCTTTCGGTAAAGTTTCGCCATCTACAAGTTGTAATTCTTTCGCTCTTCTATCTAATAATAATTGCGTATAATCTAGAAGTACAACACCATTGTTAACTACGATTCCTGCGAGTGAGATAATTCCCATCATGGTCATCATAATAACAAAAGGCCAACCTGTTACCATTAATCCTAAGAATACACCAATGAAACTTAAGAACACAGCAATCATAATGATTGAAGGTTTAGATATAGAGTTGAATTGGAAGATTAAGATGAGCATAATTAAACCTAAACCTGAAATTAAAGCCCCCATTAAGAAGCCCATTTGTTTGTTTTGTTCTTCGATTTGACCAGTGTAATCAATTTTAATATTTTTAGGAACATCAAAACCTGCCATTTCAGCTTGAATTTGTGCCACAACTGAACCAGCATCAGTATATCCAGGTGCTAATGCAGAATATAAAACAACAACTCTTTCAGTGTCGCGGTGTTTAATTGCACTAAATGAAGAGGTATTCTTTTGAGATGCAACAGTAGAAACTGGAATTTCTTTCAGTTGCCCTGATGCCATGTCTCTAAAGATAATGTTTTGGTTAAATAAAGCACTTTGATTATATCTTATATCTTCATTAAAGCGAACATAAATATCATAATCATCCCCATCTTTTTTATAGATTCCAGCTTTTTCACCAAAAATTGAACGTCTTAATTGGTTGCCAACTTGTCCTGCAGAAACGCCCATTTCGCCAGCTTTAGCTCGATCAACCACCACTTTCATTGCAGGTTTAGATTTGTTAACATCTACTTTTAATTCATCAACTCCCGGAACATTTTTATCGTTTAAGAAGTCTTTCATCTTTTCGGCAGTTACGATTAATTCATCATAATCATTACCTTTAATTTCAATGTTAACAGGATAACCAGCAGGAGGACCAACAGCATCTTTTTCTACAGATACAATTACACCTGGATAAACATCCTTTAAAGTTTCTTGAACTTTTCTACGAAGGTCTTCAGAGTCTAAACTATTTCTAAATTTATACTCTCGCATAGATATCGTAATCTTACCTTTATGTGGCATTTCAGCAGAAGAACCACCATCAGTTTGTGGATTACCGGCACCTTCGCCAACTTGGGAAACAGCACTTTCTACCAGATAGTTTGTATTGTCTTCAGGATTTATAATATCTTCTCCTTCTAATTTTTGATTTAGAACAGCATAAACTCTTTTTTCAATTGAAGATGTTATTTCGTTTGTCTTTGCAATATCAGTTCCTTGAGGATATTCAATATAAACTATAATTTGATTTGGAGTATTATCTGGAAAAAACTCCACTTTCGTTCTTCCACTTCCTACGCTCCATCCAAAGTATAATCCTAAAACCAATAGGAAAAGTATTCCCATTAATCCTGTAATAAAATATGGTTTTCTACCAGAAAGTGCAAATCGTAAACTCTTTTCGTACCAATTTTCCCATTTTGTAAGTATTCTTTTTTGGAACGATAAGGTTAAATCTTTAATGAAATATTTGTACAACCAAAACATAATTGCTGTAAAAATCATCAACGAACCAAGAGCACTCATCGAACCACCTACTAATAGAATGAAAGCACCAAAGGGAACTAATATAAGTGATAAACGTATTAATTGTTTTCTCGATAATATTTTCTCATTTACATCCATAAATTGAGAAACCATTAATGAATTAAAGAATACTGCAACGAATAGAGAGGACCCTAATACGATGGACAAAGTAATTGGGAAGAACTTCATAAATTCACCCATTACACCCGGCCATAATCCTAGAGGAACGAATGCGGCAACTGTAGTAGCAGTAGATATAATAATAGGTAATGCAATTTCACCAATACCTTTTTTAGCTGCTTCTAATCTTGACATTCCTTCTTCATCCATTAACCTGTAGACGTTTTCAACAACAACAATTCCGTTATCTACTAGCATTCCTAAGCCCATGATTAAACCAAATAAAATCATGGTATTTAATGTGTAGCCAAAAAGATTAATAATCATAAATGACATGAACATCGACATAGGAATCGCAAAACCTACGAATAATGCATTTCTAAATCCTAAAAAGAACATTAATACCCCAACCACTAATATGATACCGAAGATGATATTGTTTACTAAATCGTCAACTTGGTTTAATGTTCTTGAAGATTGATCGTTTGCAATTGTAATTTTTAGGTCACTTGGTAATACATTTTCTTTAGCGTCTTCAACAATTTTTTTGATTTTCTCAGCAGCTTCAATCATGTTTTTACCAGCACGTTTTTTAACGTCTAGCATTACAACTTCATTACCAAATTCTCTTGCATAGGTTGTTTTATCAACATCTTTAAAAGTAACCGTAGAGATATCTTTAAGATAAACAGCTCCATTTTGTGTTTTTACAACAAAATTTTCTAATTCAGAAGGTTTGTCAATTTCACCTTTAATACTTATCGTACGTCTTTGTCCATTTGCAATTAAATTCCCAGCCGACATGGTAACATTTCCATTACGAATTGCATTTATTACATCATCAAAACTTACCTTCGATGCCATCATTTTATAGATGTCTACAGCAACTTCAACTTCTTGATCTTGTGCACCACGAATATCTACTTGTTTGATTTCATTTAAACCTTCAATTTCGTCTTCTAAATATTCACCAAATTCTTTTAATTTATTTACAGGATAATCTCCAGAAATATTTATGTTAAGAATGGGCATTTCTTCCGAAAGGTTTAAATCGAAAACATTAGGTTCAACTTTTGCACCATTAAAAGTAGGCCAATCTTCTCCAGCTTTTTTCGAATCTACTTCGTCTTTAATTTTTTGTTTAGCTGCTTCAACCGAAATTTTTTCATCAAATTCTACGGTAATAATTCCATAATCTTCCTGTGAAGTTGAAACAATTTCAACAACATTGCTTACATTTTTAAGTTCGTCTTCCAGCGGGTCAATGATTAAACGCTCAATATCTTCAGCTGTGTTTCCTGGATAAACTGTACTTATATATATTTTAGTTTCTTTAACTTCTGGAAAATCTTCACGAGGCATATTATAATATGCTGACAATCCTAAAATGAAAAACAAGGCCATCATTACATATATAGTCATCTTGTTTTCTATTGCCCATGAGGATAGTCTAAATTCTTTATCTGATGTGTTATTGTTCATGTTTTTATTTATTTAATGATAGAAACTTTTTGACCATCTTTAACACTTCTTGCTCCTTCTTTTACAATTTGGTCTCCATCTTTAATTCCTTCTAAAATTTCAACAAAATTTCCTTGAGATTTTCCTGTTTTAACGATTACTTTTTTAGCTGTTGCAAGATTGTCTTTAGAAATATTTTCTACAACATATAAGTATTGCTCTCCTTCAGCATTTTCTGAAATAATACTAAGAGGAACAGTTGTTACCTTTGGATTTGTGTAATCTTTAATTTTAATTTTAGCCGTTAAATTAGGCTTAATTTGTCCGTTTTTATTTGGCACTTGAATTTGAATATTAAATGAACGGTTTCCTGGATTAATGTAGCTGCTTGCTTGTGTAATTTTGCTTTCAAGACTTTCACCAAGAATAGGAAACTCAACAATTACATCAGAGCCTTTTGTAATCGATTTTGTATATTTTTCAGGTACTTCTGCTTCTAAATACATATTTCCTAAGTTCACAATTCGAACTATTGGAGTTCCAGGAGCAACCGTTGATCCTTTTTCAGTAATTACATTGTCAATTGTTCCCGAAAATGGAGCTCTAACAATAGTTTTAGCTAATTGACTTTTCATTTGGGAAACTGCTTTAGTCTGTGCTTCATAGTTAGATTTAGCTTGCAAATATTGAATTTCAGAACCAATTTTTTGATTCCATAAATTTTGTTGACGCTCAAATGTAGTTTTTGCCAAATTAGCTTGAATTTCTAATTGCGCTAATTGTTGACTTAATCCACCATCATCAATTTTAGCTAATGTTTGACCTTTAGCAACTTTTTGTCCCTCGGTTACATATACTTGTTGTAATGTTCCACCAAACTCTGCATTTAATACTATGTTTTCTTTTGTTTGAACATCTGCTTGAAGTTCTAAATAGTGATTAAATATTGTGTCTTTAGCAGTAAACGTACTAATTAGAGCTAATTTATGATTGTCGTCTAATTTCCCTATCGCATTGTCAATTAATTCAATTTCTTTTGATAAAGCATCCGCTTGTGTAACTAATTCTGCCCTTTTTTCACGAAGTTGTTTCAAATCGCCTTTTTCAATTACAGAAGTTGTTGAATTCTTTTTGTCTCCTCCACACGAAACAATAACGAATCCTATAAGTAAACTGGTAAATATATTTTTCATTTGTATTGGTTATTTTTTGTTTATAATTTTATCTAAAGCTGTTTTTTTGTTAATCACATCAATCATAGATTGTAAATAAGTTTGTTGAGTAGCATACAACTGGCGTTGTGCTTCTGTATATTCAAAACTACTTGAAATACCTTCTTTAAATTTTACACCTTGCTTGCGTTCAATTCTTTCTGCAAGTAATAGATTGTCTTTAGAAACTTGGTACTGTTCAATACTAAATTCATAATCGTTTCTTGCTGTTTGGTATTCAAGTAAAAGTTGTTGCTCAGTTTCTTTTAATTGTGTCTTAGATTGTTCATAAGCAATTTTAGCTTGTTGAGTTCTTGCACTTCTGCCTAAACTGCTAAAAACAGGGATGTTTAACGCAACCCCTAAATTAGAGTAGTTGAACCATTTTTGATCATTTTCTAAAAAACTAAATTCATTACTAAAAGAGTTGTAACCAAAGTTTAAATTAGCTGCTAGATTTGGTAAAGCCTTACTTTTTTCTAATTTTAACAACAGTCTATTTGATTCTTGTGTGTTAAGACTTATTTTATAATCAATATTCTCTTGTACATTAAATTCTGAACTTAGGGTAGCTAAGTCTATATTTTTATTAGCTAATTCATCTAAGTTATCTTTCAAAGTTAATTCGTATTCGATATCAATTCCTAATACCAATTTTAGCATATTTAGAGCAATTTCTGAACGTCTTTTAGCATTAGAAAGCGAACTATTAATTTGACTTAATGTAATTTGAAGTTGTTCAACATTTTCCTCTTCAATAAGTCCGTTTTTGAATGTTTCCTGAGTTTCAAACAATGTTTGATCTAATATTTTTTTGTTACTTTCTAATACCTTAACGCTTTCGTTTGCTAATAAAACATTTCCATAGGCATTGGTTACTACTTCACGAATTTCAATATCTGTTTTTTCTTTAGCATTTTCAGAAATTTGTAAATAAACTTTTGCTGATTGTAAGCCAACTAAATAAGAACCATCAAAAATTAACTGACTTAAAGTGGCATTCGCCGTCATATTATGCTTAGTTCCAAATTCAACTTCTTGAAATTCTCCAGGATTACCACCAAAAAATTCCGCAGGAACAACAGATTTTTGTAAAACAAAATTGTTTTGATAATTTACATTAGCATTTATTTGTGGCAAACCAATTGTAGTTGTTTCCCATTTTCTTTTTTTAGCGGCATCAACTCCGCGTGAAGCATTTATAGCTTGATAGTTGTTTTCTAGCGCATGTGTAATCGCTTCTTCTAAAGTGAATGCATATTTACCTTCATTTTCTTGAGCATACAATAAACTTGAGAGTAAAAATGCAACTATTAATTTGATTGATTTCATCTGTAATTATTTGTTTGTTTTAAAGGTCAGATGTTATGCCTATTATTATCTAATTGGCATTTCATTTATTGAT contains:
- a CDS encoding efflux RND transporter periplasmic adaptor subunit, with amino-acid sequence MKNIFTSLLIGFVIVSCGGDKKNSTTSVIEKGDLKQLREKRAELVTQADALSKEIELIDNAIGKLDDNHKLALISTFTAKDTIFNHYLELQADVQTKENIVLNAEFGGTLQQVYVTEGQKVAKGQTLAKIDDGGLSQQLAQLEIQANLAKTTFERQQNLWNQKIGSEIQYLQAKSNYEAQTKAVSQMKSQLAKTIVRAPFSGTIDNVITEKGSTVAPGTPIVRIVNLGNMYLEAEVPEKYTKSITKGSDVIVEFPILGESLESKITQASSYINPGNRSFNIQIQVPNKNGQIKPNLTAKIKIKDYTNPKVTTVPLSIISENAEGEQYLYVVENISKDNLATAKKVIVKTGKSQGNFVEILEGIKDGDQIVKEGARSVKDGQKVSIIK
- a CDS encoding efflux RND transporter permease subunit; this encodes MNNNTSDKEFRLSSWAIENKMTIYVMMALFFILGLSAYYNMPREDFPEVKETKIYISTVYPGNTAEDIERLIIDPLEDELKNVSNVVEIVSTSQEDYGIITVEFDEKISVEAAKQKIKDEVDSKKAGEDWPTFNGAKVEPNVFDLNLSEEMPILNINISGDYPVNKLKEFGEYLEDEIEGLNEIKQVDIRGAQDQEVEVAVDIYKMMASKVSFDDVINAIRNGNVTMSAGNLIANGQRRTISIKGEIDKPSELENFVVKTQNGAVYLKDISTVTFKDVDKTTYAREFGNEVVMLDVKKRAGKNMIEAAEKIKKIVEDAKENVLPSDLKITIANDQSSRTLNQVDDLVNNIIFGIILVVGVLMFFLGFRNALFVGFAIPMSMFMSFMIINLFGYTLNTMILFGLIMGLGMLVDNGIVVVENVYRLMDEEGMSRLEAAKKGIGEIALPIIISTATTVAAFVPLGLWPGVMGEFMKFFPITLSIVLGSSLFVAVFFNSLMVSQFMDVNEKILSRKQLIRLSLILVPFGAFILLVGGSMSALGSLMIFTAIMFWLYKYFIKDLTLSFQKRILTKWENWYEKSLRFALSGRKPYFITGLMGILFLLVLGLYFGWSVGSGRTKVEFFPDNTPNQIIVYIEYPQGTDIAKTNEITSSIEKRVYAVLNQKLEGEDIINPEDNTNYLVESAVSQVGEGAGNPQTDGGSSAEMPHKGKITISMREYKFRNSLDSEDLRRKVQETLKDVYPGVIVSVEKDAVGPPAGYPVNIEIKGNDYDELIVTAEKMKDFLNDKNVPGVDELKVDVNKSKPAMKVVVDRAKAGEMGVSAGQVGNQLRRSIFGEKAGIYKKDGDDYDIYVRFNEDIRYNQSALFNQNIIFRDMASGQLKEIPVSTVASQKNTSSFSAIKHRDTERVVVLYSALAPGYTDAGSVVAQIQAEMAGFDVPKNIKIDYTGQIEEQNKQMGFLMGALISGLGLIMLILIFQFNSISKPSIIMIAVFLSFIGVFLGLMVTGWPFVIMMTMMGIISLAGIVVNNGVVLLDYTQLLLDRRAKELQLVDGETLPKEEVFNAIVKGGKARLRPVLLTAITTVLGLIPLAIGLNIDFFGLFSEFNPHYYQGGDNVIFWGPLAWTVIFGLTFATFLTLIVVPVLFYLVSLLKIWIKNRKNK
- a CDS encoding TolC family protein, whose amino-acid sequence is MKSIKLIVAFLLSSLLYAQENEGKYAFTLEEAITHALENNYQAINASRGVDAAKKRKWETTTIGLPQINANVNYQNNFVLQKSVVPAEFFGGNPGEFQEVEFGTKHNMTANATLSQLIFDGSYLVGLQSAKVYLQISENAKEKTDIEIREVVTNAYGNVLLANESVKVLESNKKILDQTLFETQETFKNGLIEEENVEQLQITLSQINSSLSNAKRRSEIALNMLKLVLGIDIEYELTLKDNLDELANKNIDLATLSSEFNVQENIDYKISLNTQESNRLLLKLEKSKALPNLAANLNFGYNSFSNEFSFLENDQKWFNYSNLGVALNIPVFSSLGRSARTQQAKIAYEQSKTQLKETEQQLLLEYQTARNDYEFSIEQYQVSKDNLLLAERIERKQGVKFKEGISSSFEYTEAQRQLYATQQTYLQSMIDVINKKTALDKIINKK